A stretch of Bacteroidota bacterium DNA encodes these proteins:
- a CDS encoding sulfite exporter TauE/SafE family protein, with protein MDYMSLIWLIIIGLIAGVVSGLVGVGGGIIIVPMLIFILGFSQFDAQGTSIAAMLPPIGITAVIGYYNEGYINWKYAAIIALTFMIGGYFGSKIALSIDPKIIQKVFGILMAIVAFKMIFK; from the coding sequence ATGGATTATATGAGCTTAATATGGCTAATTATAATCGGACTTATAGCCGGTGTTGTTAGCGGATTGGTAGGTGTTGGAGGAGGAATAATAATCGTTCCAATGCTTATTTTTATCCTTGGTTTTTCACAATTTGATGCTCAGGGAACAAGTATAGCCGCTATGCTCCCTCCAATAGGTATTACTGCAGTAATAGGATATTACAACGAAGGCTACATCAATTGGAAATATGCTGCTATAATTGCACTAACTTTCATGATCGGAGGGTATTTTGGATCGAAAATTGCACTTAGCATTGATCCTAAAATAATTCAAAAAGTATTTGGAATTCTAATGGCTATTGTAGCTTTTAAAATGATTTTTAAGTAG
- a CDS encoding polysaccharide biosynthesis tyrosine autokinase — protein sequence MSSREEYFIEETGDELFDLRGILLKLVDYWHYFVIAIAVSLVVAFAKNYITLPTYELDTVIAIKEEKNPFLSSSVSLMFNWGGASDKIQTVISILKSRTHNETVVKNLGLDVSVYRMEHFKEIKLYDEAPFYPEIDRDYNQIISSPLFVKVLNNEEYSIRIPKMISYSLFDFQNDKPKYSSGEFEEQVFIVKFDDWFETPFFRVKLNKNFIDDSFSDKTEYKLQISNYNNVVSGFMQNVKIKQKTKDASILQISLRGQNKSEIVRYLNETTKVFQQYELEEKNRVATNTIGFIDKQLSGVTDTLRDAEQRLQKFRESNKLLDVSSEANRIYTRIAELEALKASINLQLRYYSYLNDYIESNDSYTGITAPTVVGVEDVLLINLVSQITQLSIEKTKATYANTDLNPMMDNYDKQLEVLKNTLIEYIDNLIATTNISKEQLEERLAEINDKIQELPGSEQKWLNIKRFYDLSEQQYNFLLQKRSEAGIVKAANMSDVKLLDVAKDVGQGPVAPNPMMNYVISLVVGFLLPLLLILSVEFFNNKIQSPSDIEGKYSIPLLGMIGHSELDNNLVVANSSKSGIAESFRSLRSSLQFVFRRKGNELGNKTILITSSVGSEGKTFTSINLATVLSLSGKKTLLMGVDLRKPKIYNDFGLSNENGLSNFLIGQVSYDQIIQSTSYDNLDIISSGPIPPNPSELLLEDSLYELLLDLKKEYDYIVIDSPPVGLVSDAYQLMQYSDANIYIVRQNYTDKAILKSIDDKYRSKEIENIVFVLNDFVSLSGYGYSYGYGYFDEEKLSFAQKVKNYFS from the coding sequence ATGTCGTCACGAGAAGAATATTTTATAGAAGAAACAGGAGATGAACTTTTCGATTTAAGAGGGATTCTCCTAAAGCTGGTTGATTATTGGCATTATTTTGTAATAGCCATAGCAGTCTCGTTGGTGGTGGCATTTGCGAAAAACTATATTACTCTTCCAACATATGAACTCGATACTGTAATTGCCATCAAGGAAGAAAAGAATCCTTTTTTGTCATCAAGTGTATCGTTGATGTTTAATTGGGGAGGAGCTTCAGATAAAATTCAGACTGTAATAAGTATTCTTAAATCCAGGACTCATAACGAAACTGTAGTTAAAAATCTGGGATTAGATGTATCAGTTTATAGAATGGAGCACTTTAAAGAGATAAAACTCTATGATGAAGCACCATTTTACCCCGAAATAGACAGAGATTATAATCAGATAATTTCCAGTCCCTTATTTGTTAAGGTTTTAAATAATGAAGAGTATTCTATACGAATACCTAAGATGATTTCTTATTCTTTATTCGATTTTCAGAATGATAAGCCTAAGTATTCCTCGGGAGAGTTTGAAGAGCAGGTGTTTATTGTAAAATTTGATGATTGGTTTGAAACCCCTTTTTTCAGAGTAAAGCTCAATAAGAATTTTATTGATGATAGCTTTTCGGATAAAACCGAGTATAAATTGCAGATTAGCAATTACAACAATGTTGTTTCAGGTTTTATGCAGAATGTTAAAATAAAGCAGAAAACTAAAGATGCCTCAATTTTACAGATTAGTTTACGAGGTCAGAATAAAAGTGAAATAGTGCGTTACCTTAATGAAACAACTAAGGTTTTTCAACAGTATGAATTGGAAGAGAAAAACAGGGTTGCAACTAATACTATTGGTTTTATCGATAAGCAATTAAGTGGAGTTACTGATACTTTGAGAGATGCAGAACAGAGACTTCAAAAGTTTAGAGAAAGTAATAAACTTTTGGACGTAAGTAGTGAAGCAAATCGAATATACACCCGGATTGCAGAATTAGAAGCCTTAAAAGCCTCCATAAATCTTCAATTACGCTACTATTCATATCTAAATGATTATATAGAAAGTAATGATAGTTATACAGGTATAACAGCACCCACTGTTGTAGGGGTTGAGGATGTACTATTGATAAATCTTGTTAGTCAAATTACCCAGCTCAGTATAGAGAAAACCAAAGCAACTTATGCTAATACTGACTTAAATCCTATGATGGATAATTATGACAAACAGTTGGAGGTTTTAAAAAATACTTTGATCGAATATATAGATAACCTGATTGCCACAACAAATATTTCAAAAGAACAATTAGAAGAGAGACTAGCAGAAATAAATGACAAGATTCAAGAATTGCCTGGTAGCGAGCAGAAATGGTTAAATATTAAGCGTTTTTATGATTTGTCGGAACAGCAGTATAATTTTTTACTCCAGAAACGGTCTGAAGCTGGTATAGTAAAGGCTGCTAATATGTCTGATGTAAAACTGTTGGATGTTGCAAAAGATGTAGGGCAGGGGCCGGTGGCGCCAAATCCGATGATGAATTATGTTATTTCACTGGTTGTAGGATTCTTATTGCCTTTGTTATTGATTTTATCAGTTGAATTTTTTAATAACAAGATTCAATCACCTAGCGATATAGAAGGAAAATATTCAATACCTCTTCTGGGTATGATCGGACATAGTGAGTTAGATAATAATTTGGTTGTAGCCAATAGCAGTAAATCCGGAATTGCCGAATCGTTCAGGAGCTTGCGTTCAAGTCTTCAGTTTGTCTTTAGGAGGAAAGGAAATGAATTGGGAAATAAAACTATTTTGATTACTTCCTCTGTAGGTAGTGAAGGAAAAACTTTTACTTCAATTAATTTAGCCACAGTGCTTTCCTTGAGTGGTAAAAAGACTCTGCTGATGGGGGTTGATTTGAGGAAACCAAAGATTTATAATGATTTTGGTTTATCGAACGAAAATGGCTTGTCAAATTTTCTGATAGGGCAGGTTTCTTATGATCAAATAATACAATCTACTTCATACGATAATTTAGATATAATTTCATCTGGACCCATACCTCCGAATCCATCTGAATTACTTCTGGAGGATTCCTTATATGAATTACTGCTTGATCTTAAAAAAGAGTATGATTATATTGTTATAGATAGTCCCCCTGTCGGACTTGTTTCTGATGCATATCAACTTATGCAGTATTCTGATGCAAATATTTACATAGTACGTCAAAATTACACAGATAAGGCTATTCTAAAATCAATTGATGATAAATATAGAAGTAAGGAGATCGAGAATATAGTTTTTGTGCTCAACGATTTTGTCTCTCTATCCGGTTATGGATATAGCTATGGTTATGGTTATTTTGATGAAGAGAAATTATCTTTTGCCCAAAAGGTTAAGAATTATTTTAGCTAG
- a CDS encoding polysaccharide biosynthesis tyrosine autokinase — MESNQNNIPQLEPIDLRELFFKIFNYWLYIVATVIVFLAGAYLFNRYSTRLYKTEMTLLIEEDGGDTYGAAAIMSNMGYGNPRLNFFNEKLILESYSQVERTVKKLDFGISYYRMGSFKSSEIYRPAKFNVEVDSLHPQIVGVLFDVSISGKNKVKVELDYDEEVMPRIFNLKLQQGIEDIALDFRSGVYKTGEWIEGNSYKFKINVLDKEVDEFKFILHTESALANRYYKAVKIAPSEEESSGMNLSMIGALAIKDQVFLNTFADTYIQYGLDQKNAISDNTMDFIDRQVVGIQDSLNYTENQLQKFRSENKVIDLSSEGSSLFDQFMEVENELARENFSLEYYKSIDDYISENEDFSEMSAPSVMGVADPLLNNMIMNLTNLYGQKTEVLATASENNPQVTAINNQISYTKKLLEENISNIISSSKLKIKDLERRLGELESRVMNLPKTERAYIRIERKFKLNEGLYTFLMEKRAEAGIAKASNIPDNKVIDYAMTDRAPLKPKTKLTYAIALLLGMIIPIGIILILDYLNTKIVSRKQLEKLTRIPILGVIGHSDLESNLIVHDKPKTSVAESFRAIRANLQYILKDKKAEESKVILVTSSIGGEGKTFTSMNLATVLANGGRKTVLIGMDLRKPKIFNDFGLKNTVGLSNYLIGQGTKEEILQQTFIDNLYIISAGAVPPNPSELLLDQRLDRLIDDLKKEFEYIILDTPPVGLVADAFQLMHLSDTNLFMVRQNYTEKEVLEFINDKFENKIVEHLSIVFNDFTPDSSYGYGYGYGYGYGYGYGYYEEEDERLKKSMISRLLKRK; from the coding sequence ATGGAGAGTAATCAAAACAATATACCACAACTTGAGCCAATTGATCTTAGAGAGTTATTCTTTAAGATATTTAATTATTGGCTATATATAGTAGCTACCGTTATTGTTTTCTTAGCCGGAGCGTATTTGTTTAACAGGTATTCTACACGTTTGTATAAAACGGAGATGACTTTGTTGATCGAAGAAGATGGAGGAGATACTTATGGAGCAGCTGCTATTATGAGTAACATGGGCTATGGAAACCCGAGACTTAATTTCTTTAACGAGAAACTTATATTAGAGTCTTATTCCCAGGTAGAAAGAACTGTAAAAAAGCTGGATTTTGGAATAAGCTATTACAGAATGGGTAGTTTTAAATCATCAGAAATATACAGGCCTGCTAAATTCAATGTAGAAGTTGACAGTTTACATCCACAAATTGTTGGAGTATTATTTGATGTCTCAATATCAGGCAAAAACAAAGTTAAGGTTGAGTTGGATTACGATGAAGAGGTTATGCCTAGAATATTTAACCTTAAGTTGCAGCAAGGAATAGAAGATATAGCTTTAGATTTTCGTTCAGGAGTATATAAGACAGGAGAATGGATAGAAGGTAATTCTTATAAGTTTAAAATTAATGTATTAGATAAAGAAGTTGATGAATTTAAATTCATTTTACATACTGAAAGCGCCCTTGCTAACAGGTATTATAAGGCTGTTAAAATAGCTCCAAGTGAAGAAGAGTCATCCGGGATGAATTTAAGTATGATCGGAGCATTGGCTATTAAAGATCAGGTATTCCTTAATACTTTTGCAGATACTTATATTCAATATGGTTTAGATCAAAAAAATGCCATTTCCGACAATACAATGGATTTTATTGATAGACAGGTTGTTGGGATTCAGGATTCATTGAATTATACAGAAAATCAACTTCAGAAGTTTAGGTCAGAGAATAAAGTTATTGATTTAAGTTCAGAGGGGTCGAGTTTGTTCGATCAATTTATGGAGGTTGAAAATGAGCTTGCCCGTGAGAATTTTAGCCTTGAATATTATAAGTCTATAGATGATTATATATCTGAAAATGAAGATTTTTCAGAAATGAGTGCGCCTTCTGTAATGGGCGTAGCTGATCCCTTACTGAATAATATGATTATGAACCTGACTAATTTATACGGGCAGAAAACCGAAGTACTTGCTACGGCAAGTGAAAATAACCCTCAGGTAACAGCAATTAATAATCAAATAAGTTATACCAAAAAACTTTTAGAAGAGAATATTTCAAACATTATATCCAGCTCAAAGTTAAAAATTAAAGATTTAGAGAGACGTTTGGGAGAATTGGAGAGTAGAGTAATGAATCTGCCAAAAACCGAACGTGCATATATTAGAATTGAGAGAAAATTTAAGCTTAATGAAGGTTTATATACTTTTTTGATGGAAAAACGTGCTGAGGCTGGTATAGCAAAGGCAAGTAATATTCCTGATAATAAGGTTATTGATTATGCAATGACCGATAGAGCCCCGCTTAAGCCTAAGACTAAATTAACTTACGCTATTGCATTGTTGCTGGGGATGATTATTCCTATTGGAATTATTTTAATTCTCGATTACTTAAATACGAAGATTGTAAGCAGGAAACAACTTGAAAAACTTACACGTATTCCAATCTTAGGAGTTATTGGTCATTCCGACCTTGAATCTAATCTTATAGTTCATGATAAGCCTAAAACATCTGTTGCAGAATCGTTTAGGGCCATTAGAGCTAATTTACAGTATATCTTAAAGGATAAAAAGGCTGAGGAATCAAAAGTTATTCTGGTAACTTCTTCTATTGGAGGAGAAGGAAAAACTTTTACAAGTATGAATTTGGCAACTGTATTGGCCAATGGAGGTCGTAAGACTGTGTTAATTGGGATGGATTTGCGTAAGCCAAAAATTTTCAATGATTTTGGATTAAAAAATACTGTTGGTTTATCTAATTATTTAATTGGTCAGGGTACTAAAGAAGAAATATTGCAACAAACATTTATAGACAATTTATATATTATTTCTGCCGGAGCTGTACCTCCAAATCCCTCAGAATTGCTACTTGACCAACGTCTTGATAGATTAATCGATGACCTGAAAAAGGAATTTGAATACATTATTTTAGATACACCTCCTGTAGGCTTGGTTGCTGATGCATTCCAGTTGATGCATTTAAGTGATACCAATCTGTTTATGGTAAGACAAAACTATACTGAAAAAGAAGTGCTGGAATTCATCAATGATAAGTTCGAAAATAAAATTGTCGAGCACCTTAGTATTGTATTTAACGATTTTACTCCTGATTCAAGTTATGGTTACGGCTATGGCTATGGCTATGGCTATGGTTACGGATATGGATATTATGAGGAAGAAGATGAGAGACTAAAAAAGTCAATGATTAGTCGATTGTTAAAACGAAAATAA
- a CDS encoding polysaccharide biosynthesis/export family protein — MKIYILLLLSVVVALSSCVSTKELTYLQEKSEQQLDSLGYQPLQRSEYRIQINDILNISIKSFDEKASNIFNAYVDRGTVQISDAIIYIKGNSVDNTGFVELPVIGQVHVEGLTLSQVKSSIEKELYKYFKEDAVYLKVQLAGIRYSIVGEINRPGKYVIYQNQANIFEAIAYAGDITMVGKRDNVQIIRQMPDGVKIFNIDLTDRNVINSPYYFVQPNDVINIQPLKAKSWGIGTEGFTTLLSVLTLVSTTLLIVVNLQQFAN; from the coding sequence ATGAAAATATATATATTACTTCTGTTATCAGTTGTTGTGGCCTTAAGTTCCTGTGTGTCAACTAAGGAGCTTACGTATTTGCAGGAGAAAAGTGAGCAGCAGTTAGATTCGTTAGGGTATCAACCCTTGCAAAGATCTGAATATCGTATTCAGATAAATGACATCTTAAACATAAGTATTAAGTCTTTTGATGAAAAAGCTTCTAATATTTTTAATGCTTATGTTGATCGGGGAACAGTTCAGATAAGTGATGCAATTATTTATATTAAAGGAAATTCTGTTGATAATACAGGTTTTGTAGAGCTTCCGGTTATTGGACAGGTTCATGTAGAAGGGTTAACACTTTCTCAGGTAAAATCAAGTATTGAAAAAGAACTTTATAAATATTTTAAGGAAGATGCTGTTTATTTAAAGGTTCAGTTAGCCGGAATCAGATATTCGATAGTTGGAGAGATAAATCGTCCGGGAAAATATGTGATATACCAAAATCAGGCTAATATATTTGAGGCAATTGCTTATGCCGGCGATATTACTATGGTAGGAAAACGTGATAATGTTCAAATAATCAGACAGATGCCTGATGGTGTGAAAATTTTTAATATTGACCTTACCGATCGTAATGTAATAAATTCACCATATTATTTTGTACAGCCCAATGATGTTATAAACATCCAGCCGTTGAAGGCAAAATCATGGGGTATTGGAACAGAAGGGTTTACAACCTTGTTGTCAGTGCTTACCTTAGTTTCAACAACCTTGCTAATTGTTGTTAACCTGCAGCAATTTGCGAACTAA